One Oryza glaberrima chromosome 11, OglaRS2, whole genome shotgun sequence genomic region harbors:
- the LOC127755452 gene encoding uncharacterized protein LOC127755452, producing MTWSSDSDRDDEPATAAAASADDASLATSFFLQQPGTPPAAAPAPARRRRHKNRRPRAHRRAAAKNEEEEEVAGAEDVWRGAQWEAAWPRRAAARPVVVADDAAGAAAAREDAPGVGGEGGGLGVGRARSLTDDDLEELKGCVDLGFGFSYDEIPELCGTLPALELCYSMSQRFLDEHHHSPEAEPAPVAPSSPAQPIANWKISSPGDSPDEVKARLKYWAQAVACTVRLCS from the exons ATGACGTGGAGCTCCGACTCCGACCGCGACGACgagccggccaccgccgccgccgcgtcggccgaCGACGCCTCCCTGGCGACTTCTTTCTTTCTGCAGCAGCCGGGgacgcctcccgccgccgcgccagcgccagcgcgcAGGCGGAGGCACAAGaaccggcggccgcgcgcgcaccggcgagccgccgccaagaacgaggaggaggaggaggttgcggGCGCCGAGGACGTGTGGCGCGGGGCGCAGTGGGAGgcggcgtggccgcggcgggcggcggcgaggccggtggtggtggccgacgacgccgcgggcgccgccgccgcgagggagGACGCGCCCGGCGttggcggggagggcggcggcctcggcgtgGGGCGGGCGAGGAGCCTGACCGACGACGACCTGGAGGAGCTCAAGGGGTGCGTGGATCTGGGGTTCGGGTTCAGCTACGACGAGATCCCCGAGCTCTGCGGCACGCTCCCGGCCCTCGAGCTCTGCTACTCCATGAGCCAGCGCTTCCTCGACGAACACCACCACTCGCCGGAGGCGGAGCCGGCTCCGGTggccccctcctccccggcgcaGCCCATCGCCAACTGGAAGATCTCCAGCCCTG GGGACAGCCCAGATGAGGTGAAGGCGAGGCTCAAGTATTGGGCGCAGGCGGTCGCGTGCACTGTCAGGCTTTGCAGCTAA